A segment of the Canis lupus baileyi chromosome 21, mCanLup2.hap1, whole genome shotgun sequence genome:
CGGCGGCCCCGGCTGCCCACCACGAAGTAGATGATGGGGTTGGCACTGCTGCTCACGGCTGAGGAGAAGGTCGCCATGTGGTGGAACAGAGACTTCAGCTCCAGGGGCAGGAGCAGCCAGTAGAAGAGGAACCAGCTGATGCCGAGGGGCAGGGCGCAGATGAGGAACACCAGGACGGAGGCCAGGGTGACCACGTACAGTCGCGTGGGCTGGCGCTGCCGCTGCCACTGCCGTGAGCTCCTCCGCACCAGCACGAAGAGGGTCACGCTGGATGCGGTCATCACTGGGGTGAAGACCCCCATAATGAGGGTGCTGAAGGTGGAGTCCACTATGAAGCACTGCTCATTCTTGAAATGCCAGAACTTGCTGCAGAAGAACGAGGCCAGCATGTTCATCAGCAGGAACACGGCCCAGAGCACGGCACACACCACGGCTGACAGGTGCTGGGGCTGGTGACACTTGTACCAGATGGGGAAGAGGACAGACAGACAGCGCTGCGTGCTGATGGCCGTCAGCAGGCCCAGGCTCACTGTGTAGGCAAAGTACTTCATTCTCTGCATCACCTCATAGGCCAGCAGGCTGTCTTCTAGACAGATGGTGATGGCCgtgcagaggaggaagaggaggtcagCCACGGCCAGGTGGAGGATGTACGTGCAGAAGGGGGTCCTCTGCATCCGGCAGGTCAGCAGCCAGATCACCAGGCTGTTACCCATAATGCCGCACACGCAGGTGAACATGGCCAGGATGCTCAGCACCACTTGAGCCTTGGGGCTGTCTGAGGAGTCCAAAGTGGGGTGGTATTCTCTGCCCACCACAATGCCATGTAGGACTTCCCTCGTGGGGCTGTATGGGGCATCCAGCATGGGGCTATATGGGGTGGGCTTCAGGATCTGGCTGCCGTTCAGAGTCTGGCTCATCCTGTGGAAGGTAGGTGGACCAGTGTGAGATTCTGTGTTGCTTGGGCCTCAGGGGACTTCTGGAAGCCGTGCACCCCAACTTTCCTGCTTCAGGGCTCTCACCAGGGTTCTGTTTGCAAGAAACCACAACCAGGAGGCTTGACCTGTTGCCCACTCCCCTGACTCCCACTGGTTCCCACTGGTTCCCTGCTGACTCTACCACCCCCACCACGACATACCCGAAATTGTTTTAGATGTGCTCTGTCAAGTTAAGGGGTTCTCTTgtgttttgagtttatttgttttaatcatGAAGAAGTGTTGACTTTTAGCAAAGGCTTTCTGTACATCTATTCATTTCATCAACTTCCCCTATACAGCTCAAATCCTATGAAATTGGCACCGTGGGGGCAATTATGTTTGATTACACTCCTCACTTTGCAGCACACAATGAACATCAGGTCATTTAAAACCACATTaaactgttgtgtgtgtgtttccatctTCATCCCCATCCCAACCCTGCGGCCCTCTTGTCCTAACCTGTCTAACATATGTCCTTGGACCTCCAGCCATCTTTCCAAAAAAGGTGGGTGCCCATAAgttttttaatttacagaaatATCATTGTGATTTAGAATTTATGCTACTTTTCTTCACTCAACactatgttgttgttgttgttttaaggatATTTATAGGTGGCTGTATGGACAAGTTGTGTTTCATCTTACCTATCCGCTTCTTCAGTCCCAGGATGGTAGAAATGCTGTGTCCAACATCCTCATGCCTGTCCCCATTGGATTCAGCTCAGGATTTTTCTGGGATGTTCCAGGAGTGGATTGCTGGGCCAGAGGACACGTGCATGCTTAGCTTCACTATTGTCTGCTTCCCTCCCTGGATGGCTGCATCAGGGCTCACTTCCACCGTGGGACAGGAAGGGTCCTGTTTCCTCTTTCCCTCACCAATAATTGCTGCCACGTGCTATCCTGATTTTTGCTAACCTGATGGCCACAGAGTGGATTTTGCTGATGTGTGAacttgcatttcactgatgacaGTGAGCTTGAGAATCAGTTCATTTACCTGCCATGTAACCTGAACCATGAGCTCAACAGCGGTTGCCCGTTTTTCAGTTGGGAtacctttcctttccctcttgaTTTGCAGGCTTCTGAATCCTTGCTGGGTTTAGACCCTGCAGGTGTCATTCTCTGAGAGCTCTCTTCAGTATGGTAGCTTACTCTGTTGTGAGCTTGAGTGTGCTGACGTGCTTGATTTTGATATAATCAACTCCCATACGTGTTCACCCCAAAGTGTTGCAGCTTTTGGGTCATAAGTTATTTCATGTTCCTGGGTGAAAAGGAAATCCCCTTGTATTTTCCTctgttatttttatacttttttccttccagaatttGGTCTTGAATCCAGCTGGAACTATTTTTGTGTGGGATAAAGACAGCTTAATTTTTCCTCCATATTATGAGCTAGTTTTCCCAAAACTGTCTCCCAGACAGCCTGTCTTTTCCCTGTTGACTTATCAAGTTCCTGTTTACACACACAGGACTCTTTTATGACTTTCTGATCTGGGTTTCTCCATTCTTACACACTTTTTATGCgtgtgtgtttaaaatatatatatgggggcagccctggtggcccagcagtttagcaccgccttcagcccggggtgtgatcctggaga
Coding sequences within it:
- the MRGPRD gene encoding mas-related G-protein coupled receptor member D, producing the protein MSQTLNGSQILKPTPYSPMLDAPYSPTREVLHGIVVGREYHPTLDSSDSPKAQVVLSILAMFTCVCGIMGNSLVIWLLTCRMQRTPFCTYILHLAVADLLFLLCTAITICLEDSLLAYEVMQRMKYFAYTVSLGLLTAISTQRCLSVLFPIWYKCHQPQHLSAVVCAVLWAVFLLMNMLASFFCSKFWHFKNEQCFIVDSTFSTLIMGVFTPVMTASSVTLFVLVRRSSRQWQRQRQPTRLYVVTLASVLVFLICALPLGISWFLFYWLLLPLELKSLFHHMATFSSAVSSSANPIIYFVVGSRGRRGLQEPLGAVLQRALREEPELEGRETLSTGTGTGTGTGTEEGA